The following are encoded in a window of Staphylospora marina genomic DNA:
- the aspS gene encoding aspartate--tRNA ligase, translated as MDCIGLPEGTDVVLNGWVQHIRDQKKHVFIDLRDRTGRIQVVVIPELSTELFESAKQVRNEYVLSVFGKVQRRAPENVNPNMKTGHIEIVCERLEVFNPAKTPLFPIQDNVDVDESIRLKHRYLDLRRPRMQEALKIRHQASQIIRRFLDERGFLEVETPMLTRSTPEGARDYLVPSRVHPGSFYALPQSPQLFKQLLMVSGIERYFQIVRCFRDEDLRADRQPEFTQVDIEVSFMDTEAFMGMMEEMMARLFREAIGVEIPVPFRRMTYREAMERYGSDKPDLRFGMELMDLSEALKDTSFKVFASTIASGGRVKAINVKGCAGWSRKEIDNWTKVAQHLGAKGLAWLAFKDGEVKGSIAKAMDPTDIEAIRVKTEAEEGDLLFFIADGPDVAAEVLGELRVRIAKALNLIDESKFEFLWVTEFPLLEYSPEDGRWYAKHHPFTSPMDEDLPLLETDPGKVRAVAYDLVLNGYELGGGSRRIHKREIQERMFAVLGISMEEAREKFGFLLEAFEYGAPPHGGIAFGLDRLVMLLARRGNLRDVIAFPKTNSATCLMTEAPSPVDEAQLRELRLQVDEKVNT; from the coding sequence ATGGATTGCATCGGACTCCCGGAAGGAACCGACGTTGTCCTGAACGGTTGGGTGCAGCATATACGGGATCAGAAAAAACACGTTTTCATCGATCTCCGTGACCGGACGGGACGGATCCAGGTTGTGGTCATCCCGGAACTTTCCACGGAATTATTCGAATCGGCGAAGCAGGTGCGCAACGAATACGTGTTGTCCGTCTTCGGAAAAGTGCAGCGCCGGGCGCCGGAAAACGTGAACCCGAACATGAAGACCGGTCACATCGAGATCGTCTGCGAAAGGTTGGAGGTGTTCAACCCGGCCAAGACCCCGCTCTTCCCCATCCAGGACAACGTGGATGTGGATGAATCGATCCGGCTCAAACACCGCTACCTGGATCTTCGCCGGCCGCGGATGCAGGAGGCGCTCAAGATCCGACACCAGGCGTCGCAAATCATCCGTCGGTTCCTCGACGAACGCGGATTTCTGGAAGTGGAGACACCGATGCTCACCCGCAGCACGCCGGAAGGCGCCCGGGACTATCTGGTGCCGAGCCGGGTGCATCCCGGATCCTTTTATGCGTTGCCGCAATCTCCCCAGCTGTTCAAGCAGCTGTTGATGGTTTCCGGTATCGAACGCTACTTCCAGATCGTTCGCTGTTTCCGGGATGAGGACCTCCGGGCGGACCGGCAGCCGGAGTTCACCCAGGTGGACATTGAGGTTTCGTTCATGGATACCGAAGCATTCATGGGCATGATGGAAGAGATGATGGCCCGGCTGTTCCGGGAAGCGATCGGCGTGGAGATCCCGGTCCCCTTCCGCCGGATGACGTACCGGGAAGCGATGGAGCGCTACGGATCCGACAAGCCGGATCTCCGGTTCGGCATGGAACTGATGGATCTGTCGGAGGCCCTCAAGGACACCTCTTTCAAGGTGTTTGCTTCCACCATTGCGTCCGGCGGCCGGGTGAAGGCGATCAACGTGAAAGGATGCGCGGGGTGGAGCCGCAAAGAGATCGACAACTGGACCAAAGTCGCCCAACACCTGGGAGCCAAAGGTCTCGCCTGGCTCGCCTTCAAGGACGGAGAAGTGAAAGGATCGATCGCCAAGGCGATGGACCCGACGGACATCGAGGCCATTCGCGTGAAAACCGAAGCGGAAGAGGGGGACCTGCTGTTCTTCATCGCCGACGGGCCGGATGTCGCGGCGGAAGTTCTGGGAGAACTGCGGGTGCGGATTGCGAAAGCCCTCAACCTGATCGATGAATCGAAGTTTGAATTCCTGTGGGTGACCGAATTCCCGCTTTTGGAATACTCTCCGGAAGACGGACGCTGGTATGCCAAGCACCACCCCTTCACCAGCCCGATGGATGAGGATCTGCCCCTATTGGAAACCGATCCGGGCAAGGTGCGTGCCGTGGCCTATGACCTGGTGCTGAACGGGTACGAACTGGGGGGCGGAAGCCGACGGATCCACAAACGGGAAATCCAGGAGCGCATGTTTGCCGTCTTGGGCATTTCGATGGAAGAAGCGCGTGAAAAATTCGGATTCCTGCTTGAAGCGTTCGAATACGGTGCGCCGCCTCACGGAGGCATCGCGTTCGGGCTGGACCGGCTGGTCATGTTGCTGGCGCGCCGGGGCAATTTGCGGGACGTGATCGCCTTCCCCAAAACCAACAGCGCCACCTGCCTGATGACGGAAGCGCCGTCTCCGGTGGACGAAGCGCAGCTCCGGGAGCTGAGGCTTCAGGTGGATGAAAAGGTGAACACCTGA
- the hisS gene encoding histidine--tRNA ligase, which yields MAYKIPRGTQDLLPGVSEKWQWVEAKFREWCRLYGYREVRTPVFEHTELFRRGVGETTDIVEKEMYSFQDRKGRDLTLRPEGTAGVVRAFVENKWYAEPQPTKWYYMGPMFRYERPQAGRNRQFHQFGVEAFGSVDPYLDAEVIALGMRFFREAGLRGVTVQLNSVGDPESRARYFEKLIEYFEPYKDELAEEARGRLYKNPMRILDSKDPRTKEISAGAPSILDFLSEEAKRHFDRVKDALTLLDIPFELNDRLVRGLDYYTFTAFEYTVESKGSQAGSIGGGGRYNRLVAEIGGPDMPGIGFGIGVERVLLALEEQGVGVPGDAAVDCWLVTLGEEADRAGVRILEDLRAAGLMAERDYMGRKLKAQFKQAERLGARFVAILGDEEWKNGQINVKNQTDGRQETISLDRLVEWLKEQV from the coding sequence ATGGCTTACAAAATTCCGCGGGGAACCCAGGATCTGCTTCCGGGCGTGAGCGAGAAGTGGCAATGGGTTGAAGCGAAATTCCGGGAATGGTGCCGACTCTACGGATACCGGGAAGTTCGCACGCCCGTGTTTGAACATACCGAACTGTTTCGAAGGGGAGTCGGTGAGACGACGGACATCGTCGAAAAAGAAATGTATTCGTTCCAGGACAGAAAAGGCCGGGACCTGACCCTTCGTCCGGAAGGAACGGCCGGGGTCGTGAGGGCGTTCGTGGAAAACAAATGGTACGCGGAGCCCCAGCCGACCAAGTGGTATTACATGGGCCCGATGTTCCGTTATGAGCGTCCCCAGGCGGGGCGGAACCGGCAGTTCCACCAGTTCGGAGTGGAGGCGTTCGGCAGCGTGGATCCGTACCTGGATGCGGAAGTGATCGCACTGGGCATGCGGTTTTTCCGCGAAGCCGGCCTCCGGGGAGTGACGGTTCAACTGAACAGCGTGGGCGATCCGGAGTCGCGGGCGCGCTACTTCGAAAAGCTGATCGAATACTTCGAGCCTTACAAAGACGAACTGGCCGAAGAAGCGAGAGGGCGTCTGTACAAAAATCCGATGCGCATTCTCGACAGCAAGGACCCGCGCACCAAAGAAATTTCCGCCGGGGCGCCGTCCATCCTGGATTTCCTCAGCGAGGAGGCGAAGCGCCACTTCGACCGGGTGAAAGACGCGCTCACCTTGCTGGACATTCCGTTTGAACTGAACGACCGGCTGGTTCGCGGGTTGGATTACTACACGTTCACCGCGTTTGAATACACGGTGGAGTCGAAGGGTTCGCAGGCCGGTTCGATCGGCGGAGGCGGACGATACAACCGTCTGGTGGCCGAAATCGGCGGCCCCGACATGCCGGGAATCGGCTTTGGCATCGGCGTGGAGCGGGTGCTGCTCGCCCTGGAAGAACAGGGGGTCGGCGTGCCCGGGGATGCCGCGGTCGATTGCTGGCTCGTCACGCTGGGAGAAGAGGCGGACCGGGCAGGGGTGCGAATCCTGGAAGATCTCCGGGCCGCCGGGTTGATGGCCGAACGGGATTACATGGGCCGCAAGCTGAAAGCCCAGTTCAAACAAGCCGAGCGCCTCGGGGCCCGCTTTGTGGCGATCCTCGGAGACGAAGAATGGAAAAACGGTCAAATCAACGTGAAAAATCAGACGGACGGCCGGCAGGAAACGATTTCTCTCGACCGGCTCGTCGAGTGGCTGAAAGAACAGGTCTGA
- a CDS encoding DUF423 domain-containing protein — MKTFVLLGSVNMALAIALGAFGAHGLAGKITEKLLANWNTGAHYHLIHALGLIAVGILIGKSAQADLLNTAGWLLFAGIILFSGSLYAMALTGVKALGAITPIGGVSFIIGWVLVAVHAVKHLN, encoded by the coding sequence ATGAAAACATTCGTCCTCTTGGGAAGCGTCAACATGGCGCTGGCCATTGCCCTGGGTGCTTTCGGTGCGCACGGCCTGGCCGGGAAGATCACCGAGAAATTGCTGGCCAACTGGAACACGGGCGCCCATTATCACCTGATTCACGCCCTGGGACTGATCGCCGTGGGAATCCTGATCGGCAAATCCGCACAGGCAGACTTGTTGAACACGGCCGGATGGCTGCTGTTTGCGGGAATCATCCTTTTCTCCGGCAGCCTGTACGCGATGGCGCTGACAGGCGTCAAAGCACTGGGAGCCATCACTCCGATCGGCGGCGTATCGTTCATCATCGGGTGGGTGCTGGTGGCCGTCCACGCCGTGAAACATCTGAACTGA
- the tkt gene encoding transketolase — MLSIDQIEKANSGHPGLPMGAAPMAYELWARHMNHNPANPAWFNRDRFVLSAGHGSALLYSLLHLFGYGLSMEDLKQFRQWGSLTPGHPEVKHTPGVEATTGPLGQGIATAVGMAMAEAHLAARFNREGHEVIDHFTYVLCGDGDLMEGVAAEAVSLAGHLKLGKLIVLYDSNDISLDGELSLSFSEDVSKRFESCGWQVLRVEDGNDLAAIGRAIREAKADLSRPTLIEVKTVIGYGSPNRAGTSEAHGKPLGGDEVAEVRKAYGWPHEESFTVPDEVKAHFEGIRARLAEKEAEWNAKLHRYEEAYPELARQLNEAMRGELPEGWEDSLPVFGKEEKPVATRSASGKVLQSLAESVPLLVGGSADLASSNNTLMKGAGDFTAEHPAGRNIWFGVREHAMGAALNGLALHGGLRAYGGTFLVFSDYLRPAIRVAALSKLPVIYVFTHDSIAVGEDGPTHQPVEHIPSLRLIPGLVVIRPADANETAAAWAYALSQREHPVALVLTRQNLPVLEAPAGKGKELIEKGAYILSEAQDGQPQGILVATGSEVALALEAQNKLLEKGIRVRVVSMPCRELFEAQDEEYRYEVLPPHIRARVAIEAAHPAGWERITGEQGAVIGIDRFGASAPGGRVMKEFGFHVDNVVKTMEAVLRQ, encoded by the coding sequence ATGCTCTCCATCGACCAGATTGAAAAGGCAAATTCCGGACATCCCGGTCTGCCGATGGGGGCCGCCCCGATGGCATACGAGTTGTGGGCCCGTCACATGAATCACAACCCGGCCAATCCCGCCTGGTTCAACCGGGACCGGTTCGTTTTGTCGGCCGGACACGGGTCCGCGCTTCTCTACTCGCTTCTTCATCTGTTCGGATACGGACTTTCCATGGAAGATTTGAAACAGTTTCGCCAATGGGGGTCGCTCACTCCGGGCCATCCCGAAGTGAAGCACACGCCCGGCGTGGAAGCGACCACGGGTCCGCTTGGTCAAGGCATCGCCACCGCGGTCGGCATGGCCATGGCGGAGGCCCATTTGGCCGCGCGTTTCAATCGGGAAGGTCATGAGGTGATCGATCACTTCACGTACGTGCTGTGCGGTGACGGGGACCTGATGGAGGGAGTGGCGGCGGAAGCCGTTTCGCTCGCGGGTCACCTGAAACTCGGAAAGTTGATCGTGTTGTACGATTCCAACGACATTTCCCTGGACGGAGAATTGTCGCTCTCGTTCAGCGAAGACGTGTCCAAACGCTTCGAGTCATGCGGCTGGCAAGTGCTGCGCGTGGAGGACGGCAATGATCTCGCGGCGATCGGCCGGGCCATCCGCGAGGCGAAGGCGGATCTGTCCCGTCCGACGCTGATCGAGGTAAAGACCGTCATCGGCTACGGGAGCCCCAATCGCGCCGGCACTTCGGAAGCGCACGGCAAGCCGCTGGGCGGCGACGAGGTGGCCGAAGTGCGAAAAGCATACGGATGGCCGCATGAAGAGTCCTTCACCGTTCCGGATGAAGTGAAGGCTCACTTTGAAGGCATCCGGGCCCGTCTCGCCGAAAAAGAGGCGGAATGGAATGCGAAACTTCACCGGTATGAAGAGGCTTATCCGGAGCTGGCCCGTCAATTGAACGAGGCGATGCGGGGAGAATTGCCGGAAGGATGGGAAGACAGCCTGCCGGTGTTCGGCAAGGAGGAAAAGCCCGTTGCCACCCGGTCCGCGTCCGGCAAGGTGCTTCAAAGCCTGGCGGAAAGCGTTCCCCTGCTTGTCGGCGGTTCGGCCGATTTGGCATCCTCCAACAATACCTTGATGAAAGGCGCAGGGGATTTCACGGCGGAACATCCGGCCGGCCGCAATATCTGGTTCGGAGTCCGGGAACACGCGATGGGAGCGGCTCTGAACGGATTGGCGCTGCACGGGGGGCTTCGCGCGTACGGAGGAACCTTCCTGGTGTTTTCCGACTACCTGCGCCCGGCGATTCGCGTGGCGGCTCTCTCGAAATTGCCGGTCATTTACGTGTTCACCCATGACAGCATCGCGGTGGGGGAAGACGGTCCGACGCACCAGCCGGTCGAACACATTCCGTCGCTTCGCCTGATCCCGGGGCTGGTGGTGATTCGTCCGGCCGATGCGAACGAGACCGCCGCTGCCTGGGCATACGCCCTCAGTCAGCGGGAACATCCGGTCGCGCTGGTGCTCACCCGCCAAAACTTGCCGGTGCTCGAAGCACCTGCGGGGAAAGGAAAAGAGCTCATCGAAAAAGGAGCTTACATCCTGTCCGAGGCGCAGGACGGACAACCGCAGGGCATCCTGGTGGCCACCGGTTCCGAGGTGGCGCTGGCCCTGGAAGCCCAGAACAAGCTGTTGGAGAAGGGCATTCGCGTCCGGGTGGTCAGCATGCCGTGTCGCGAGCTGTTTGAAGCTCAGGATGAGGAATACCGGTATGAAGTGCTTCCTCCGCACATTCGTGCCCGGGTGGCCATTGAAGCCGCTCATCCCGCAGGTTGGGAACGAATCACGGGTGAACAGGGAGCGGTCATCGGCATCGACCGGTTCGGCGCGTCGGCACCGGGCGGTCGGGTGATGAAAGAGTTCGGTTTTCACGTGGACAATGTGGTCAAGACCATGGAAGCGGTCTTGCGCCAATAA
- the dtd gene encoding D-aminoacyl-tRNA deacylase — protein sequence MRIVLQRVKEAKVTVDGQVTGAIGKGHLLLVGFTHGDTEEDLRYLAEKTVHLRVFEDDHGKMNRSLLDVGGAILSVSQFTLYGDCRKGRRPNFMEAARPEEALRLYDRFNDMLREYGVRVETGRFGAMMEVSLINDGPVTLILESR from the coding sequence ATGCGCATCGTCCTGCAACGGGTGAAAGAAGCCAAAGTGACCGTGGACGGACAGGTGACCGGAGCCATCGGAAAAGGACATCTGCTTCTGGTCGGATTCACCCACGGGGACACCGAGGAAGATCTGCGATATTTGGCCGAAAAAACGGTTCACCTGCGGGTGTTTGAGGATGACCACGGCAAGATGAACCGCTCCCTGCTGGATGTCGGCGGGGCGATCCTGTCCGTTTCCCAGTTCACCCTGTACGGAGACTGCCGAAAGGGACGGCGGCCCAATTTCATGGAAGCGGCCCGTCCCGAAGAAGCCCTCCGGCTGTACGACCGGTTCAATGACATGCTGCGGGAGTACGGCGTTCGGGTGGAAACGGGCCGGTTCGGTGCCATGATGGAAGTATCGCTGATCAATGACGGACCGGTCACGCTGATTCTGGAAAGCCGCTGA
- a CDS encoding RelA/SpoT family protein, producing the protein MPMEELLKSASEYLSKEDIARLEEAYRFAEDAHRGQFRKSGEPYIIHPVAVARILVDLKLDVSTLIAALLHDVVEDTGVTLDTVEKHFGETVRHLVDGVTKLKKHMKFKSTEEHQAENHRKMFVAMAQDIRVILIKLADRLHNLRTLKYVPEHKQRRTAQETLEIFAPLAHRLGIFRIKWELEDLSLRYINPQQYYRIVHLMKKKRAEREQHLEEIIRVIRERLDDADIAMLDISGRPKHIYSIYKKMVTQNKEFNEIYDLMAVRVIVETVRDCYAVLGVIHTLWKPMPGRFKDYIAMPKANMYQSLHTTVIGPKGEPVEVQIRTMEMHRTAEYGIAAHWAYKEGTTVDNSGFEDKLKWFREMMELQQESRDAREFVESLKMDFFSDTVFVFTPKSDVIELPAGSVPLDFAYRIHTEIGNRCIGAKVNNKIVPLDYRLKTGDIVEIITSKHSYGPSQDWLKIVKTSHARNKIRAWFKKQRREEAMEKGREMVEQLLKKHDFNVNEVMTADRVGEVARQFNFNEADDLFAAVGYGGISVGQVVHRLTNDLKEPEEPVVLPQVKSLPTRSRRADFGVRVKGVDNLLIRLSRCCNPVPGDEIDGYVTQGRGVTVHRADCPNLKTVPDERRIEVEWDNPTEKSYQVDIEVSGFDRRGLLSEVLQAVSDAKTDLSAVVARGDKRGMASIHIRVGIRNINHLQSVVERVKRVRDIYSVRRITQ; encoded by the coding sequence ATGCCTATGGAGGAACTTCTGAAATCCGCGAGTGAATATTTGTCGAAAGAGGACATTGCGAGGCTGGAGGAAGCCTACCGGTTTGCGGAGGACGCGCATCGGGGGCAATTCCGGAAATCGGGGGAACCCTACATCATCCATCCCGTGGCCGTCGCCCGGATCCTGGTGGACCTGAAACTGGACGTGTCCACCCTGATCGCCGCCCTGTTGCATGACGTGGTGGAAGACACGGGTGTCACGCTGGACACCGTGGAAAAACACTTCGGAGAAACCGTGCGCCATTTGGTGGACGGAGTGACCAAACTGAAAAAGCACATGAAATTCAAATCCACCGAAGAACATCAGGCCGAAAATCACCGAAAGATGTTCGTGGCCATGGCCCAGGACATCCGGGTGATCCTGATCAAGCTGGCGGATCGGTTGCACAATCTCCGAACGCTCAAGTACGTGCCGGAACACAAGCAACGGCGGACGGCTCAGGAGACGCTGGAAATCTTCGCCCCGCTCGCCCATCGGCTCGGAATTTTCCGGATCAAGTGGGAACTGGAAGATTTGTCGCTTCGCTACATCAATCCGCAGCAATATTACCGTATCGTTCATCTCATGAAGAAAAAACGGGCGGAGCGGGAACAGCACCTGGAGGAGATCATCCGGGTGATCCGGGAGCGTCTGGATGATGCCGACATCGCCATGCTGGACATTTCCGGCAGACCCAAGCACATTTACAGCATCTACAAAAAAATGGTCACCCAAAACAAGGAATTCAATGAAATCTACGATCTCATGGCGGTGCGGGTGATCGTCGAAACCGTTCGTGACTGCTACGCGGTGCTGGGCGTAATCCATACCCTGTGGAAACCCATGCCCGGCCGGTTCAAGGATTACATCGCCATGCCGAAAGCCAACATGTACCAATCCCTCCACACCACCGTGATCGGCCCCAAAGGGGAGCCGGTGGAAGTGCAGATTCGCACGATGGAGATGCACCGCACGGCGGAATACGGGATTGCCGCGCACTGGGCGTACAAGGAAGGCACCACGGTGGACAACAGCGGGTTCGAAGACAAGCTGAAATGGTTCCGGGAAATGATGGAGCTGCAGCAGGAATCCCGGGATGCCCGTGAATTCGTGGAAAGCCTGAAGATGGACTTTTTCTCCGACACGGTGTTTGTCTTCACACCCAAATCGGATGTGATCGAACTGCCGGCCGGTTCCGTTCCGCTCGATTTCGCGTACCGGATCCACACGGAGATCGGCAACCGTTGCATCGGCGCCAAGGTGAACAACAAGATCGTTCCCCTGGATTACCGCCTGAAAACCGGCGACATCGTGGAGATCATCACTTCGAAGCACAGTTACGGACCGAGCCAGGACTGGTTGAAGATTGTCAAAACCTCTCACGCCCGGAACAAAATTCGTGCCTGGTTCAAGAAACAGCGCCGGGAAGAGGCCATGGAAAAAGGTCGGGAAATGGTGGAGCAACTGCTCAAAAAGCACGACTTCAACGTGAACGAGGTGATGACGGCCGACCGTGTAGGCGAAGTGGCGCGCCAGTTCAATTTCAACGAGGCGGATGATCTGTTTGCGGCCGTGGGTTACGGAGGGATTTCGGTCGGACAGGTGGTGCATCGCCTGACCAACGATCTGAAAGAGCCGGAAGAGCCGGTCGTGCTGCCCCAGGTGAAATCCCTTCCCACCCGCAGCCGTCGCGCCGATTTCGGCGTACGGGTCAAAGGGGTGGACAATCTCCTGATTCGCCTGTCCCGCTGTTGCAATCCCGTGCCCGGGGACGAGATCGACGGATATGTGACCCAGGGAAGGGGTGTGACGGTTCACCGCGCCGATTGTCCCAACTTGAAGACGGTCCCCGACGAAAGAAGGATCGAGGTGGAATGGGACAATCCCACCGAAAAGAGTTACCAGGTGGACATCGAGGTTTCCGGGTTCGATCGCCGGGGGCTTCTGAGCGAAGTGTTGCAAGCCGTCAGCGACGCCAAGACCGACCTGTCGGCCGTGGTCGCCCGCGGTGACAAACGGGGCATGGCATCGATTCACATCCGCGTGGGGATCCGCAACATCAATCACCTTCAGTCCGTCGTCGAACGGGTCAAACGGGTTCGTGACATCTACAGCGTCAGACGCATCACGCAGTGA